The DNA sequence CCTCCCCTGACGGTCGGGGCTCTCTCCCCGCTGCCAGGATGCGGATCGTGGATGACGATGTCAGCTGGAGCAGCATCGCTGCTgcccaggagaaggaggaggaggaggacgaaGGGGACATGCCCGTGGTGAGCGTTTGAGGGGGGGAACTCGGTCGGTGGGAGGTGGGGGTGtgggggaaggggctgccccTCGATCCCCCCCTCGGGAGCTGAGGTGTCTCCCGGGGTCATCCCCAGGTGGCAGAATTCATCGATGAGCGTCCGGATGAAGTGAAGCTCATGGAGGAATTCCGGACAAACACCAAGTggaagctgctgggaggtgagagcagagctccccttccccctcctgaGCCCCtcactgctctgggcagggacATTGCACGGGACAAACCACGGGAAGAAAACGACccttgcagagctgggaagggctgagctGTAACCATGGCAACTGTGTTTTGTTCCAGACCAGAATGAGGACTCACAGAGCTCAGACACCTCGGGTCCTGCTCCATCCAGGTGTGCTGCTCCCTTTGCTCTTGGTCCTGCCCTGCAGTGCCAGGAGCTGACAccccccaggggctgcagggcctcggggcagccccagggagTCACCCCCTGCCTTTGGGAGCCTGACTGGCTTCACAGCTCCTGCTTGGTGCTTGGTTCTGCTCTGGCCCTGCCAAAACAAACCCAattctggtttaatttttacctttttctcccctcccagGAGGCAGCGCCACGACTCCCCTGACACCTCCCCCGAGGAGGGGCTGCCACACAGCTCCCTGCATCTGTCACCCCCCCGGAGACCCCGACACGACTCCCCGGATCTGTCACCCCccaggagagagagaagcagctccCAGAACCCCCCGCCAGCCCGGCAGCACCAACGGGGTTCTGTGGACCTCTCACCCCCAGGAGACCCCGACACGACTCCCCAGATCTGTCACCCCCCCAGGAGACCCCGACACGACTCCCCAGATCTGTCACCCCCCAGGAGACCCCGACACGACTCCCCAGATCTGTCACCCCCCAGGAGACCCGACACGACTCCCCGGATCTGTCACCCCCCAGGAAGAAGCACGAGGACCCCTCAGACCCCTCCCCCCCTCGGCGCCACCGTCACGACTCCCCGGACCCCTCCCCCtccaggggtggggggaggggcTGCAGACCCCCCAGCAAGCTGCAGACAGGGGGGTCCCGGGGAGAGCAACCCCATCCAGGCCCCCCAAGAGACCCCCCAGGCGCCCCCAACCCCAGACCTCTCCCCCCACGCAGGAAGCGCCCCGGTTCTGACCCAGAGCTGTCCCCACCCCGCAGGAAGAGGACTGGGTCACCTGGGGGAGGGACCAGGCCCAGCAGAACCAAAGGTGGGTCTGTGTGTTTGTCagtctgtgtgtctgtcagcctgtctgtcagtctgtcagtcagtcagtcagtctgtcaATCAGTCAGTCTGTCCCtctgtctgtccctctgtcAGTCTCTCTGTGCTCCCCTGGCTGCAGCCCCGGGGTCCCTCACTCCTTCCATGAGATTCTTTGTCCGATTCCTTGATTTTTCACCTCAGAAATCCCTTCCTTCCCACAGGTGCTTCCCCAGCCCCCAGGAGGCCGAGGCAGATGTCCCCCCCACGGAGGGGCCTGAGACAGGACTccagctccccctccccaccccggGGGGTCTCAGgggtctccctgcagcctgctccccacagcagctccacagaCTCGGATTTGTCCCCCCCCCGACGGGCTCTGCCCccccccagggagcagcagcaacGCTCCAGGAGCCCCCCTGAGCTCCTTCCTGGGGGGTCTCCCAAGAAGGTGAGTGTGTCCCCTGTCACCTCCTGCTGATGCCTCCTCCTGTGGGGCAGGAACCTCCCGTGGGGGGGTGGGCGTGGGGACCTCTGCCCTGGCTGGCAGCTCTGTCACCtctgtgtccctgctgtcacctctctcctcccctgggCTGTCACACCCCTGCCTCACCAGacagcctgcaggcagcagagctgtgattttgggggggggggctttttttttggtttgtttttcaggagaatgTGGTGATTCCTGGGATGAAAGCTGGGCTGGTGTCAGCTGAGGTgctgaggagggagcaggaggagctccggaggctggagaggagcacCAAGCACTTGGAAggtggggctgtggggcagcatCCAGGCAGGATGGAGGCTTCCTGGGATGGGTCAGACATCCCAGGGAACAAGAGGTTTATAAGGGGTGGATTCCAAGCAGTGCCAGGGAAGCCacggggagggaggaggaattccctctgctccagtcACAAGGGGAGAGCTcggagggcaggagctgggatcctgtctggctctgctgggggatGGACTGAGGGAAAGGGGACAGGGAtgtggagctgcctgggggtggggaggggtccctgacaCGAGgcctctgctccctccagaGGAATCCAGGCATTCCCAGACTGTGTTCCGGGACAAGTCGGGTCGGAAGCGGGACCTGGCCcgggagcagctggagcagaggcagagagaggagatcAACTCCCAGAGAGATGAGCAGTATGCCAAGTGGGGCAAGGGGTGAGTGTtcagggggtgtgtgtgtgtgtgtctgatgtcaggctgtgtctgtgtgtgtgtggatgaTTTCatgctgtgtgtgtctgtctcaTTTCAGGCTCTGTGTGTATGATTTcaggctgtgtctgtgtgtgatttcatgctgtgtgtgtctgtgatttcaggctgtgtctgtgtgtgatttcatgctgtgtgtgtctgtgattTCAGGCTCTGTCTCTGTGTCTGATGTcaggctgtgtctgtgtgtcatTTCAgagtgtgtctgtgtctgtgtgtgtgatttcaggctctgtgtgtgtctgtgtgtgtgtgtctgtgtgtgtgtgtgtgatgtcATGCTGTGTGTATTTCCAGGCTGGCACagggcaagcagcagcagcagaacctggAGGATGCCCTGAAGGAGATGCAGAAGCCCCTGGCCAGGTACATCGATGACCAGGACCTGGATCAGATGCTGAGGgaacaggagagagaaggagaccCCATGGCTGAGTTcatcaagaaaaggaaagccaaagagagcagagaaaagaaaggtttgGAGGCCAAGTGACCCCCCGAgtgccacagcttccctggggagtGAGGAGGTGCCTGGGCAGTTGGTTTGCagcagttttgttctttttattcctaGAAAAACCCCGGTACAAGGGACCAGCCCCCCCCCTCAACAGGTTCAACATCTGGCCCGGGCATCGCTGGGATGGAGTGGACAGGTAGgagaggggcaggcaggggtgggggggtctCACTTAGAGACACCAGGAGTTGTCAGCTGCAGGTGGAGGGGAAGCAGCCAGAgctcctgctggctctgggaaggttcctggctccagcacagctcctgctgggctcagggGCTCCTGGGTGTCCCCTGCAGGTCCAACGGGTTCGAGCAGCAGCGCTTTGCCAGGATGGCCAACAAGAAGGCAGTACAGGAGATGGCCTACAAGTGGAGTGTGGAGGACATGTAGGAGGGTGAGGAACCACACGCCCTGCCACAGCTCACAGGGCCAGGACCAAGCCCTCTCCTGGGTGCTCAGCAGCCCCTGTGCCCAGGGGGTGGGTGCAGAGaggagctgcccagggctgtccctgcaGACAGGGCAGGACGAGCAGAGCCCTGGTGCCACCTGGAGCAGAGGTGGCCACTGCCCCTGGGAGCCTCAGCTCCCCCCTGCTCCCACACCAACTGCTGCAGgccctgccctctgctctgttttaatttgttttctcacaGACTGTAGGATTTGTGCTTCGTTGTTTTATGCCAAATGCTTTTGAGGGCAGTTCAGGAGCCTTTGGGTGTCCTAAATCTCAGGTTTTCCCTCATGGTGAAAGCGTGGTGTGAAcgctgggtgctgcagggctccCCTCACCCTAGAGCTCTCTCTGTTCCTTCCGTTgtgttccagctctcctggggagcagctgtACCCTCACCCTGCTCGGGGACCCTCCCTTCACCATTGTGTGGTGGCAGCTTTGTCCCCCGAGGCCTCTCTGGTGTCATCCAGGGGGGGCTGTGTCTCCAGGCCTGACCCTGTGTACCTGAAGGGATTTGTTGTGCCTGGAGGGTGGGCTGGGAGGacccctcagccctgctctgccaggatcCACGCGTGGAAATAAATTCCCTGGTTCCTGGAGTCCCGGGGAGCTGAGGCAGCAGTTGCCATGGAGATCCTGCTCTTCTGGGCAAACAGGgactggagctgctctgggaggagagaagagaacaGCAAAGGCTCCTCGGGAGAGGGAGAGCCCCGGGGCTTCCATCCCGGGATTGTCACTCACTgtgtcacctccccagcccctctgtaCCCCTGTCAATAAAAGCTCTTTTTGTACCTGACTCCGTGTGCTGGTGTTTGCTCcaaggcagggaggaagagggggaatAAACTGCTGAGTTTCCCCCAGAGGGAGAAGAATTGGGGGTCTTGTGGAGTGAGCTGGGGTtcagcacagctccttcccCCTTCTGACACCAACAGCAcggggtttttgttttgggttttttcccccagaacttcaggcagctgcagccttCAGGAGTGGAGCTGCACTTGACATACCCTCATTTTTTGCTCTCAGGTGGTTCTGCAGctgcacagggacagaaaacagagtggaactgctgagctgcccttcccctgcagagctgctgccctgctcaggGCTTGGAccctcctgcccaccctgcctGGGTGTTGCCTGTacagggcaggagcagccagactggggacctgggagtctggattgccaggaaggtgaccatgagccagcagtgtgcccaggtggccaagaaggccaatggcatcctgggctggctcaggaacagcgtggccagcaggtccagggaagggattctgcccctgtgctcagccctggggaggccacagcttgagtcctgtgtccagttctgggcccctcagctcaggaaggagattgaggtgctggagcaggtccagagaagaacaaggaggctgtgaagggatccagcagaattcctgtgaggagaggctgagggagctgggggtgttgaggctggagaagaggaggctcaggggagacctcatcactctctgcaactccctgaaaggaggttggagccaggggggggttgggctcttttcccaggcagctctcagcaagacaagagggcagggtctcaagttgtgccaggggaggtttaggttggagatgagaaagaatttctttatggagagggtgatcaggcattggaatgggctgcccagggaagtagtggattctccgtgtctggagatatttccaaagagcctggatgtggcactgagtgccatgggctgggaaccacggggggagtggatcaagggttggacttgatgagctctgaggttccttccaacccagccagttctaggattctatgataaagCACCAGCTCCGGGAGTCAACCCCCTCCCCGTGCTGgtcctgagctctgcttttgACAACAGCCTCAGCTTtgagcagaggggagggagcagagctctTGCTCAGTGTCTCGGGAAGGGCAGCAGCCCCGGCCCTGCCCCCAGGAAGGCTTTGATTAGCCTGAACCcgaataaaaaaaatgaatattaaaatcttaatttaatttaaaacactgTCATTCACAGTCGTGGCAAACACCGAGCGGAGTAATTATTATGCAAATGAGgcagatagaaaaaaatgaTTAATAATTGCGcgaattaaaaattattgtcaACATCCTGCGAGCGGTGATAAAGTCGGGGAGGAGCGAGGCTCAGCCACTCCCCCAGCCTCCGCTCCTCATTAGCGGCCGCTAATTAACAACCCCGGCAGCGCTCGGGGGCCAGGGGGATGTCCCTGGGTATCACCTGGCCTGAGGGGCAACTGCGAGCCCAGCTCCAGGACTTGGCGGAGAAGTTGTCTTGGAGCCCCTTTCCTTTAACTTGGAGGTGGCTGCGGGACTGCCAGGGGCTcctgctgtctgtctgtctgtctgtctgtctgtctgtccctcccGGAGTCCCAGCAGGCATCACCCCTGAGCAGCCCCCTGCTCCCACCCTAAAGGAAAGCGGGCACTTGTCAGTGCTGTGCGGAGCTGGCTCTCCCTCCAACAATTAACGAGCTGATTTGTCGGGTATTTTTGCTACTAATTGCACAACATtactccccccccacccccccgttCTACTGTTTTACTTTTATACTTTTGACAGTGAGCACGATAATAGCAATAATAGGCTTACACTGGCTAATAGGCTTAGGGGGTGCATTACTCATGTCAAGGACAAGCAATTAAGCTCGGCCTCACACATAATAATTAGATTGTTGTTGATGAGCTCGTCGGTAATGTGTTTAGCTCAGATTAACAGCCCGATCCCCGGTGAGGGGCACCGGCTGCCCCCGCAGCCCTGCCCGGGGAGGTGACACGGGAAGGGGCACACGGGACACCCCCCCTCCTGTGCCCCTGGGGACGGACCTGGCCTCTCCCCGCTACCTGGcacttggatttatttttgttttaaagcccccagcacaggggtTTGGCCCGGGACGTGCCGCTGAACCGCTTTTCTGCtgaattgttttaattaaaagagcCGGGGTTTGTAATTTACGTTTTTCTCTAGCTCCAAGCCCTCGGTAGAGCCCGTGGCTGCATTCAGTGTTTGGGGCTTTCGGCGGGGAGTGCCGAGGGACGGTGTCGTGCGGATCCCCAGAGTGCCCCGCCGCGGTTTGggagaaaaaacacaccacttttttgggggaaaaaaaactttcccCGGCAGCTCCATCCCTCAGCGGGGCCAGGAAGGAAAATCCCCGCGACTGACAGGTTAGTGATGGTATATGCAGATGTGCACTTTCCCTAATTATTCCATAATTAGGGACACGCAGAGATAAAAATTACTAATAATATTTACTctagactcttttttttttttttttcccccaataacctctctctctctctctctctcttgctcatTCACCAAGTCTTGGTGGAAATAACTTTGCAGATCCCAGTTAATGAATATTTGTAAATGCAAGAACATTCCGTGCCGGAATATCCAGAGGGCATCCTCTCTCTgccttgtaatttttttccaaagatatttaatatttatggCTCCACAGCCCGGTGAATACGGAGCCACCCGCCAACCCCCAGGAGCTCGGGGGCTGGGGATATTTATGGcgcttcctcttttttccttttcaattacAAAGACACCTCACATAATTAAGTGCTAATAACCTTGTTAATCTAAAATTGATACGCTTTCTCCTGGCCACCTCTTAATGGAATTAAAAGCAGATTGATAATCAAGGCTCGGAGGCGGTGCCTGCAGTTTGGGTGGAGGGGGTCGGGGTAGAGGGGGGGGGATGTTTCCCTGGATTCCCTCTGCTCTTTACACAACTCCGGTTTTTGAGGCAAAGAGCCACGCGACGGCACCTCCTAATGCAACTGTTTTACCTTAATTAATTATGTATCAAGGCTCATTTTCATGCGCGGCCCAGCTCCGCTTCCCCTCTGCTGAGCCTTTGATCTGTCAGAGGCTAAACGGGAGATaaataatcaaattaaaaagcagcctggatggaaataaacacatttcagaTGTGTTATCTGGCTGTTAGGGCGAGGCACCAAGGG is a window from the Calypte anna isolate BGI_N300 chromosome 24, bCalAnn1_v1.p, whole genome shotgun sequence genome containing:
- the BUD13 gene encoding LOW QUALITY PROTEIN: BUD13 homolog (The sequence of the model RefSeq protein was modified relative to this genomic sequence to represent the inferred CDS: inserted 1 base in 1 codon), which gives rise to MAPPTAPQATPTEWFGHAHWASMSSAHLVPGSASLLCDVTPRRQAGSMAAAGLSKAEYLRRYLSGPEPAQPRRRRKRKPPGGAGRNGMRIVDDDVSWSSIAAAQEKEEEEDEGDMPVVAEFIDERPDEVKLMEEFRTNTKWKLLGDQNEDSQSSDTSGPAPSRRQRHDSPDTSPEEGLPHSSLHLSPPRRPRHDSPDLSPPRRERSSSQNPPPARQHQRGSVDLSPPGDPDTTPQICHPPRRPRHDSPDLSPPRRPRHDSPDLSPPRXTRHDSPDLSPPRKKHEDPSDPSPPRRHRHDSPDPSPSRGGGRGCRPPSKLQTGGSRGEQPHPGPPRDPPGAPNPRPLPPRRKRPGSDPELSPPRRKRTGSPGGGTRPSRTKGASPAPRRPRQMSPPRRGLRQDSSSPSPPRGVSGVSLQPAPHSSSTDSDLSPPRRALPPPREQQQRSRSPPELLPGGSPKKENVVIPGMKAGLVSAEVLRREQEELRRLERSTKHLEEESRHSQTVFRDKSGRKRDLAREQLEQRQREEINSQRDEQYAKWGKGLAQGKQQQQNLEDALKEMQKPLARYIDDQDLDQMLREQEREGDPMAEFIKKRKAKESREKKEKPRYKGPAPPLNRFNIWPGHRWDGVDRSNGFEQQRFARMANKKAVQEMAYKWSVEDM